GTGACATCCCGCCAGCATCGCGGAACCATCGACTGCCCTTGACCGGCGATACCCCCACTGCGACACCGGCTTCCGCCGGCAGCAGGCCCTCGGCGATCTTGTCCCAGAACAGGCGCTCCACTGAACGCTGCGTCCCAGGAGCGCCCGGCGACCGCATCGGCGCCCGTCCGGTGACCTCCCGCATCCAGTCCGACGGTCTTCCAATAACACCCTCCGTGACCTCGGGTGTTGCGTCCACCGGTTGAACCTGAGTTGCGATCCAGCGTCGCTGTGATGAATCAATCCATCCTCGACGGCGTGGCCGTCGTGGTCGCGTCGCCACAACGCCATCTTCAGCGCGGAGATGACCATCGCGGTGTCCTTGATCGTGGCCGCCTGCCAGCCCACGATCGAACGGGAGAAACAGTCGATCACGAACGCGATTCTGTGGAATCTGATTTGTCCTGTATGTGCCCAATTGTCCTGGTTAGAGGGGTGTGATCGGGAGGAGCGTTGCCGTGGGTGGGATTCCTATTTCGCGTGGCGTTTGGCCTGTCGGCGTGGTGACGTCGGCCAGTCGCTCGAGGAGCCGGTCGAGGGCGGATTGTCCGTCGTCGACCGCGGCGCGTTCGTCGTCGGTGAGCGGAATGGATGAAAGCATCCGTTGCAGGTTGTCCTTGGCTTCCAGAATCTGGGCCTTGCTGGATGCCTTCGGTGTGTAGAAATCGCAACGGGCGCAAGCCATTCGGTGTGGACATTGCTCGAAGAAGCTGTAGGTGCACCATCCGTGACCGAGGTCGTAGTACTGCCATGGTTGCCCGTTCGCGGCGGCTCCGCTGGTGACGGCGTCGCGGTCGACGAGGACTTCGATGGTGCGGACGTTGCGGGCGAAGTATCCGGCCTCGGAGTAGGCCTTGGACAAGGTGTTCGGGGTGATCTTGGCGTAGTGCTGGGTGGTGTTCGGGGTGCGGTGCCCGAGCCATGCCTGCAGCTCGAACAAGGTCATCGGTTCCTTGGCGTTGTAGAGCTGGCTCGCGATGGTGGATCGGGCGCGGTGGCTGGTGATAGTGCCGCGGACATCGGTGGTGGGGACGCCGGCCTTGCCGCAGAGCGCGGGGATGATGGTGTGGTTGATATAGGCCTTGGCGACGGGCTGCGCGCGGACCGCGAACAACATGTCGACGCGCTCGCTGGTCTTGCGGTCCAACCGTTTCGGCTGGTCGGGCCGCAGTGTCTGCCAAGCCTGGATGGCTTGGCCGACGAGCGGGTCGACGGGTTTGGTGAACGCGGTGCCGGTCTTGTGGACGGGAACGTCGAGCAAGCAGATCGCATCTTCGGCGAGGATGTCGCGGGAGTCGCCGGGGATGGGAGCGCCGTCGTGCTGCCAGCGGATGCAGCCGACGCGCAGCCGAGTGATCTCATCGCTGCGCAGCCCGGAGAACAGCCAGGTCACGGTGACCGCGCGGATCAGCTCCATCGGGTAGAAGGTGTCGGCGGAGTTGCCGGGCAGGTCGGCAGGTTCCAGGTTGAGCCCGGCCCACAGCAGTTTGGCCCACACGTCGTCGGCGATGACGCGGGGATTGGTGCCGATCAGCGCGGCGACGCTGCGCGGGAGCGTCAGCGCCCGGTTCGGGTCGAACCGGCGTGGGATCCACTCCCATTCCTGGCAGTCGCGGAAAAAGGTGCGGGTGGCCATCAGATTGTGGGCCTTGGTGCGAGGGGAGACAGGTTCACCGGTGCGACTGCCGAGCATGTCACGGCGTTGGACCCAATCGCCGACGGTCATCCGGTCGACCGCGGCGACCCACTGCGCGCAGATCGCTCGTGTCCACTGCCCGGGTTCGGTGATCTCGGGGTGCTCGACGGCCAGCCAGCGACCGGCCTTGGCCATGATGGAGCGGATGATTCTGCGGACGTGGGGTGTCAGCGTCGAGGTGGCGTGCCAGCGCTCGATCCAGTCGGCCCATCCCGGGACGGTGCCAACGATGCCAGGAGAGTGGTTGTAGCCGGTGCGAACTGGCGGGTCGCAGTGCCCCAACTCGGCGACGGCCCGTTGCAGCGCATAGAGCATCGAACCCTGGTGGCCGTCGGTCGCCGGATGGGCTCGCAGCGCGTCGAACGCCGACGTGGACAGGTCGGCGAGCCCAGGACTGTGGTTGAGCAGCAAGGCCTGGCTGAACACGCCGTGCATCCGGGTTCGGGCGCCGCCGCTGATGCGATATCCCCACCGATCGAGCACCTGCTCGGCGTCACCCATCGCCTCGGCGACTGCGGGCTTGCCGAATATCAAACAGGCCAAGTGAAGTCGGTTGAACATGCCCAGACGATGGAAGCCGGTGAACCCGCCGAGCAGATAAGCCAAGGCCACCAGGAAGGGCCGCACTGTCGACTCGGTCGGCAACGGCTGCGCGGTGGCGAACTCGCGTGCGCTGCCGCCGCAGAGCGCAGCCCACTCCCACGGAGTCCAGCCCCACCAACTTCGGCCGGTTTCGGCGCAGCGCGCCAGCACGATCGCTACCGCCTGCCTGCCGGCACGACGGAACCGGACGTCGCCGTCATGATGCAACTCGGCCACGGTCGCGTCCAGCGGCTCAACCAGCCGCGTCAGTGCCCGCCAGTGCACCGCGGTCCGCCGCGGAATGCCCACGGCCTTGTTGCGCCGCAGCTGCTGCGGCCCGAGCGCGGCCAGCGCAGCGATCTCGGTGTCGCTCAACGAGATCCGGCGATCCCACCGCTTCGAGCCGGACGGCCACCGATCGGCGTCGGTGCCGACCCGCGCCCGATGAGGGGCTGCGTTCATACCGGCATGTCCTGTCCGCCTCCGGTGCGCCCAGCGCCGGTGAGCATTTCGAGGCGCCAGGCGTGGATCTGTGCCATGGAGGAATTCAGTTTCTCCGACAGGTCCCGGCCTGACAGGTGGATGTAGGCCAGAGTCGAGTCGGTGCTGCGATGCCCGGCGAATGTGGCGATCGTATGCAGCTCCCAGCCCATTCTCGCCAGGTCGGTCAGGCACAGGTGCCGGGTGGTATGGGTCGAGAAGTTCGGCACTCCGGCAGCTAATGCGATGCGCCGCACCACTTTCGACCATGTCCACAACGTCAGCGGCTCAGAGTGATTGCGGCGCGATTCGGACAGAAATAACCCACCCCGAGCTCGGCTCATCGTCGCCCGATGCTGCAGATACTGCGCCAACA
The DNA window shown above is from Nocardia sp. NBC_01730 and carries:
- a CDS encoding tyrosine-type recombinase/integrase, translating into MNAAPHRARVGTDADRWPSGSKRWDRRISLSDTEIAALAALGPQQLRRNKAVGIPRRTAVHWRALTRLVEPLDATVAELHHDGDVRFRRAGRQAVAIVLARCAETGRSWWGWTPWEWAALCGGSAREFATAQPLPTESTVRPFLVALAYLLGGFTGFHRLGMFNRLHLACLIFGKPAVAEAMGDAEQVLDRWGYRISGGARTRMHGVFSQALLLNHSPGLADLSTSAFDALRAHPATDGHQGSMLYALQRAVAELGHCDPPVRTGYNHSPGIVGTVPGWADWIERWHATSTLTPHVRRIIRSIMAKAGRWLAVEHPEITEPGQWTRAICAQWVAAVDRMTVGDWVQRRDMLGSRTGEPVSPRTKAHNLMATRTFFRDCQEWEWIPRRFDPNRALTLPRSVAALIGTNPRVIADDVWAKLLWAGLNLEPADLPGNSADTFYPMELIRAVTVTWLFSGLRSDEITRLRVGCIRWQHDGAPIPGDSRDILAEDAICLLDVPVHKTGTAFTKPVDPLVGQAIQAWQTLRPDQPKRLDRKTSERVDMLFAVRAQPVAKAYINHTIIPALCGKAGVPTTDVRGTITSHRARSTIASQLYNAKEPMTLFELQAWLGHRTPNTTQHYAKITPNTLSKAYSEAGYFARNVRTIEVLVDRDAVTSGAAANGQPWQYYDLGHGWCTYSFFEQCPHRMACARCDFYTPKASSKAQILEAKDNLQRMLSSIPLTDDERAAVDDGQSALDRLLERLADVTTPTGQTPREIGIPPTATLLPITPL